In Haloplanus rubicundus, one DNA window encodes the following:
- a CDS encoding phage tail protein translates to MSDDPYRRHRFDVDIGDDRPPLGFTEVRGLSIRVQARPGEEAGDDARDADWLDWRDRFGAIGRVPSVPRRRPASPPLTLRRGITDDRRLWDWLRDWVDGRVEKRDVRVYLLDAAGERARGWRCRDATPARWTGPELAADRPAAATETLELVHEGLDAITGGD, encoded by the coding sequence ATGAGCGACGACCCCTACCGCCGCCACCGGTTCGACGTCGACATCGGGGACGACCGCCCGCCGCTCGGTTTCACCGAGGTGCGCGGGCTGTCGATTCGGGTCCAGGCGCGGCCGGGCGAGGAGGCCGGGGACGACGCGAGAGACGCGGACTGGCTGGACTGGCGCGACCGATTCGGCGCCATCGGCCGCGTGCCGTCCGTTCCTCGCCGCCGACCCGCCTCGCCACCGCTCACGCTCCGGCGGGGGATCACCGACGACCGACGGCTCTGGGACTGGCTCCGCGACTGGGTGGACGGGCGGGTCGAGAAACGCGACGTGCGGGTGTACCTGCTCGACGCCGCGGGCGAGCGAGCGCGTGGCTGGCGCTGTCGCGACGCGACGCCCGCCCGGTGGACGGGGCCGGAACTCGCCGCCGACCGTCCCGCCGCGGCGACGGAGACGCTCGAACTGGTTCACGAGGGCCTCGACGCCATCACCGGCGGTGACTGA
- the hisC gene encoding histidinol-phosphate transaminase: MQPRDLSDLSPYVPGRGAEEVARELGMDPDDLTKLSSNENPHGPSPAAVEAIRETAPRVGVYPKASHTDLGDKLADRWDCAPEQVWVTPGADGAIDYLSRAFLDPGDRILVPEPGFSYYRMSARYHHGEVATYELAKADDFAQTPATVLDAYDGERMVYLTSPHNPTGAEFSREAVVELAESVDEDTLLVVDEAYAEYTDAPSAIDLLDSYDNLAVLRTFSKAYGLAGLRVGYGVVPASWADAYARVNTPFAASEVGCRAALAALDDDDHLERTVETARWARAYLREHLDAPTWESGGNFVLAEVGDAAAVAEATKRRGVIVRDCSSFGLPECIRVSCGTRESTPRAVETINDALAEVRV, encoded by the coding sequence ATGCAACCACGGGACCTTTCGGATCTCTCGCCGTACGTCCCCGGCCGCGGCGCCGAGGAGGTGGCCCGCGAACTCGGGATGGACCCCGACGACCTCACGAAACTCTCGTCGAACGAGAACCCTCACGGCCCGAGTCCGGCGGCCGTCGAGGCCATCCGCGAGACGGCGCCGCGGGTCGGCGTCTACCCCAAGGCCTCCCACACCGACCTCGGCGACAAACTCGCCGACCGCTGGGACTGCGCGCCCGAACAGGTGTGGGTGACCCCCGGCGCCGACGGCGCCATCGACTACCTCTCGCGGGCCTTCCTCGACCCCGGCGACCGGATTCTCGTCCCCGAACCCGGCTTCTCGTACTACCGGATGAGCGCCCGCTACCACCACGGCGAGGTGGCGACCTACGAGTTGGCAAAAGCCGACGACTTCGCCCAGACGCCCGCGACGGTGCTCGACGCCTACGACGGCGAGCGGATGGTGTATCTCACGTCGCCGCACAACCCGACCGGCGCCGAGTTCTCCCGCGAGGCGGTCGTCGAGTTGGCCGAGTCCGTCGACGAGGACACCCTCCTCGTCGTCGACGAGGCGTACGCGGAGTACACCGACGCGCCCTCCGCCATCGACCTCCTCGATTCCTACGACAACCTCGCGGTCCTGCGGACGTTCTCGAAGGCGTACGGTCTCGCGGGCCTGCGCGTCGGCTACGGCGTCGTCCCCGCGTCGTGGGCGGACGCCTACGCCCGCGTCAACACGCCCTTCGCCGCCAGCGAAGTCGGGTGTCGGGCCGCCCTCGCCGCCCTCGACGACGACGACCACCTCGAACGCACCGTCGAGACGGCGCGCTGGGCGCGTGCCTACCTCCGCGAGCACCTCGACGCACCGACGTGGGAGAGCGGCGGCAACTTCGTCCTCGCCGAAGTCGGCGACGCCGCCGCCGTCGCCGAGGCCACGAAGCGTCGGGGCGTCATCGTCCGCGACTGCTCCAGTTTCGGCCTCCCCGAGTGTATCCGCGTCTCCTGTGGCACCCGCGAGAGTACGCCCCGTGCCGTCGAGACGATCAACGACGCCCTCGCGGAGGTGCGGGTGTGA
- a CDS encoding adenylate kinase family protein, with protein MSDDRRVAVTGTPGTGKTTVTTLLDGPVIHLNDLIREAGLWSERDEGRDSLVADLDAVREALGDWSGVVESHLAHHLDADRVVVLRCRPDVLESRLRERGADEAKAAENAESEALDVILSEAVDRHGLDNVYEIDTTDRPPADVAADIEAVIAGDRDPSAGDVDFTDHL; from the coding sequence GTGAGCGACGACCGTCGGGTCGCCGTCACCGGGACGCCCGGCACCGGCAAGACGACGGTCACCACCCTGCTCGACGGCCCGGTGATCCACCTCAACGATCTGATCCGCGAGGCCGGCCTCTGGTCCGAACGCGACGAGGGCCGTGACTCCCTCGTCGCCGATCTCGACGCCGTCCGGGAGGCGCTCGGCGACTGGTCGGGCGTCGTCGAGTCCCACCTCGCCCACCACCTCGACGCCGACCGAGTTGTCGTCCTCCGGTGCCGGCCGGACGTACTCGAATCCCGCCTCCGGGAGCGCGGTGCCGACGAGGCCAAGGCGGCCGAGAACGCCGAGAGCGAGGCGCTCGACGTGATCCTCTCCGAGGCCGTCGACCGTCACGGCCTCGACAACGTCTACGAAATCGACACCACCGACCGGCCGCCGGCCGACGTGGCCGCCGACATCGAGGCCGTGATCGCCGGCGACCGCGACCCGAGCGCCGGCGACGTGGATTTCACGGACCATCTGTGA
- a CDS encoding CDP-alcohol phosphatidyltransferase family protein, which yields MTLDRLRPLAELVLDPMVAAADRIGLTPDGISVLAFGFAVAAAVGFSLATPVGYVVGALCVLANGWLDLLDGALARTQNVDSRGGDLLDHVLDRYADIVLVVGLAAGVARYDLGLLAVTGVLMTSYLGTQIQAVGLGREYGGLVGRADRLALIGLGAVVAAVVGGPIGPLSLSVVGYLLAFFAVIGHFTALQRFWGAWSDLS from the coding sequence ATGACCCTGGATCGTCTCCGTCCGCTGGCCGAACTCGTCCTCGATCCGATGGTCGCGGCGGCCGACCGGATCGGCCTCACCCCCGACGGGATCAGCGTCCTCGCGTTCGGGTTCGCCGTCGCCGCCGCCGTCGGCTTCTCCCTCGCCACGCCCGTCGGCTACGTCGTCGGCGCGCTCTGTGTCCTCGCGAACGGGTGGCTAGACCTGCTGGACGGCGCCCTCGCGCGCACCCAGAACGTCGACTCCCGCGGCGGCGACCTGCTGGATCACGTGCTGGATCGGTACGCCGACATCGTCCTCGTCGTCGGCCTCGCGGCCGGCGTCGCGCGCTACGACCTCGGTCTCCTCGCGGTCACCGGCGTCCTGATGACCTCCTATCTGGGCACGCAGATTCAGGCCGTCGGCCTCGGCCGGGAGTACGGCGGCCTCGTCGGCCGCGCGGACCGCCTCGCCCTCATCGGCCTCGGCGCCGTCGTCGCCGCCGTCGTGGGGGGACCGATCGGCCCGCTCTCCCTCTCGGTCGTCGGCTACCTGCTCGCATTCTTCGCCGTCATCGGCCACTTCACCGCGCTCCAGCGGTTCTGGGGCGCGTGGTCCGATCTGTCCTGA
- a CDS encoding multiprotein bridging factor aMBF1, whose translation MPQCEMCGAESSSLTTTKVEGAELELCDSCTDFGTEVRTESSSSSSTKYSTSSSSSSSSSSSSSTSGGSSSGGSRRRRDMFDDMEEVATDYDDRIRSAREDRGLSQEELANELNEKASLIRKLERGDVLPSDEVQTKLERKLDISLSEGAGDEDAEWSGGSSTTTTLGDVVKRKD comes from the coding sequence ATGCCCCAGTGTGAAATGTGCGGTGCGGAGAGTTCGTCGCTCACGACGACGAAAGTCGAGGGGGCCGAACTCGAACTCTGTGACAGCTGTACCGACTTCGGCACCGAGGTCCGGACGGAGTCGAGCAGTTCGTCCTCGACGAAGTACTCCACTTCGTCCTCGTCCTCGTCGTCCTCGTCGTCCTCGTCGTCCACGTCGGGCGGCTCGTCGTCCGGTGGCTCCCGCCGCCGCCGCGACATGTTCGACGACATGGAGGAGGTCGCCACCGACTACGACGACCGCATCCGCTCGGCCCGCGAGGATCGCGGCCTGAGTCAGGAGGAACTCGCGAACGAACTCAACGAGAAGGCGAGCCTCATCCGCAAACTCGAACGTGGCGACGTGCTCCCGAGCGACGAGGTCCAGACGAAACTGGAGCGCAAACTCGACATCTCCCTCTCCGAGGGCGCCGGCGACGAGGACGCCGAGTGGTCCGGCGGGTCGTCGACGACGACCACCCTCGGTGACGTGGTGAAGCGCAAGGACTAG
- a CDS encoding carbon-nitrogen hydrolase family protein, whose product MSRDRDAAESFTLGAAQIEPVYHDAEATLDKTCRWIERAGDRGVDVLVFPETYFPGYPYWRRSTSIARWTDLMVDLADNSLHVDDDAVSTIGEAVADADLHLVLGTNEVDDRPGSGTLYNSLFFFDRSGDLVRRHRKLMPTHDERAIWGRGDPEHLAVHDTDVGRLGGLVCYENHMTLSKAALCAQGEEIHAAVWPGFWEQHGHPGDKTRATSAEARDTCDIYPAVREYAFETQSFVVSCSAYMSEGVPDGFEEGEIGFGVGNGGSMLVNPAGIVKAGPAIGEETLLTAEFDRSERRATKAYFDAMGHYARWDAVNLEVSDGRLDPIHDHHGGGDRPPLSPAAAQSLAEEYDVDVETVEAVAEAIEEG is encoded by the coding sequence ATGTCACGCGACCGCGACGCCGCCGAGTCGTTCACGCTCGGTGCCGCACAGATCGAACCGGTCTATCACGACGCCGAGGCCACCCTCGACAAGACCTGCCGGTGGATCGAACGCGCCGGCGACCGGGGCGTCGACGTCCTCGTCTTCCCCGAGACGTACTTCCCCGGCTACCCCTACTGGCGACGGAGCACCTCCATCGCCCGCTGGACCGATCTGATGGTCGACCTCGCGGACAACAGCCTCCACGTCGACGACGACGCCGTCTCGACCATCGGCGAGGCCGTCGCCGACGCCGACCTGCATCTCGTCCTCGGCACCAACGAGGTGGACGACCGACCGGGCAGCGGGACGCTCTACAACTCGCTGTTCTTTTTCGACCGCTCCGGCGACCTGGTGCGTCGCCACCGGAAACTCATGCCCACCCACGACGAACGCGCCATCTGGGGTCGGGGCGACCCCGAACACCTCGCCGTCCACGACACCGACGTGGGCCGTCTCGGCGGCCTCGTCTGCTACGAGAACCACATGACGCTCTCGAAGGCAGCGCTCTGTGCGCAGGGCGAGGAGATTCACGCCGCCGTCTGGCCGGGCTTCTGGGAGCAACACGGCCACCCCGGCGACAAGACCCGCGCCACCTCCGCCGAGGCCCGCGACACCTGCGACATCTACCCCGCCGTCCGCGAGTACGCCTTCGAGACGCAGTCCTTCGTCGTCTCCTGTTCGGCCTACATGAGCGAGGGCGTCCCCGACGGCTTCGAGGAGGGCGAAATCGGCTTCGGGGTCGGCAACGGGGGCAGCATGCTCGTCAACCCCGCCGGCATCGTGAAAGCCGGGCCGGCGATAGGCGAAGAGACGCTTCTGACCGCCGAGTTCGACCGCTCCGAGCGTCGCGCCACCAAGGCGTACTTCGACGCGATGGGCCACTACGCCCGCTGGGACGCGGTGAATCTGGAGGTGAGCGACGGGCGTCTCGACCCGATCCACGACCACCACGGCGGGGGTGACCGGCCGCCCCTCTCGCCCGCCGCCGCCCAGTCGCTCGCCGAGGAGTACGACGTGGACGTGGAGACGGTCGAAGCCGTCGCGGAGGCCATCGAGGAGGGATAG
- the tpiA gene encoding triose-phosphate isomerase translates to MFVLVNLKAYPCDPVAVATAARDVAEASGVRIAVAPQAAHLDAVAETGVETWAQHVDPIAHGSHTGHTLAEAVADAGATGTLCNHSEHRLTLADVDGALDAAERTDLETVVCANNPDQVAAAAALGPDAVAVEPPALIGGDVSVSTADPDIVEGAVAAAGAVDPEVDVYCGAGVSTGDDLAAAADLGAAGVLLASGVAKADDPRAALEDLVSGV, encoded by the coding sequence ATGTTCGTTCTCGTCAACCTGAAGGCGTACCCCTGTGATCCGGTCGCCGTCGCCACGGCGGCCCGCGACGTGGCCGAGGCGAGCGGCGTCCGAATCGCCGTCGCGCCGCAGGCCGCCCACCTCGACGCCGTCGCCGAGACGGGCGTCGAGACGTGGGCCCAACACGTCGATCCGATCGCTCACGGCAGCCACACCGGCCACACCCTCGCCGAGGCCGTCGCCGACGCGGGCGCGACGGGCACGCTTTGCAACCACTCCGAGCATCGCCTGACACTCGCGGACGTCGACGGCGCCCTCGACGCCGCGGAGCGCACCGACCTGGAGACGGTCGTCTGTGCCAACAACCCCGATCAGGTCGCGGCGGCGGCCGCGCTCGGTCCCGACGCCGTCGCGGTCGAACCCCCGGCGCTCATCGGCGGCGACGTGTCGGTCAGCACCGCCGACCCCGATATCGTGGAGGGTGCCGTCGCCGCTGCGGGCGCCGTCGACCCCGAGGTGGACGTCTACTGTGGCGCCGGCGTCTCGACCGGCGACGACCTCGCCGCGGCCGCCGACCTCGGCGCCGCGGGCGTCCTCCTCGCGAGCGGCGTCGCCAAGGCGGACGATCCGCGGGCGGCACTGGAAGACCTCGTCTCCGGGGTGTAG
- a CDS encoding helicase HerA domain-containing protein produces MTDTETETITVADVSDGPGGDAGADPGTPVSLPVVELLTGRGFVTGKSGSGKSNTASVLVENLLANNFPVLVVDTDGEYYGLKEEFELLHAGADDECDIQVSPEHAEKIASLALEGNVPIILDVSGYLDDDEAKELLLSVARHLFAKEKKLKKPFLMLVEEVHEYIPEGGGLDETGKMLIKIGKRGRKHGLGIVGISQRPADVKKDFITQCDWLVWHRLTWNNDTNVVSRIIDAEHASAVEDLGDGEAFLMTDWSESVRRVQFHRKRTFDAGATPGLDDFERPELKSISDDLVSDLREISDEQERRESELADLRQEVEKKEQRIRELEAELEEARDLSRMADRFAQAMLQKAEAPYRGGEGRNLARAGTVVDDQAELHEYEPDDETSEADPAEATTDDADDHPAIEPNEWPTPGAVGGGDGAEEKDGDATPDASNAQTEVTFGGEAADEEPSTSVESEEKPDGTASTPDGPEPGTREAVVARLRAEIDGLPDLSRRMLAHYRTEGPADPVDAHVAAGGTPEGPMAYGRNRPLRTAGFVEHVEEDQYRYALPDRVAEAFDGHLDGDALDEAVRDVERAFVDGETLAAEATDVRAADERDEVEVVDDDVVGDDGFVDEDAVLVEESGGAPASADDATRQQMSSGSESGSGSDDPTSRTDAEIL; encoded by the coding sequence ATGACGGACACGGAGACGGAAACCATCACGGTCGCGGACGTGAGCGACGGTCCCGGCGGCGACGCCGGCGCCGACCCGGGGACGCCGGTCTCGCTCCCGGTCGTGGAACTGCTCACCGGCCGGGGGTTCGTCACGGGGAAGTCGGGGTCGGGGAAGTCCAACACCGCGTCGGTGCTCGTGGAGAACCTGCTGGCGAACAACTTCCCGGTCCTCGTGGTCGACACGGACGGCGAGTACTACGGCCTCAAGGAGGAGTTCGAACTCCTACACGCCGGCGCCGACGACGAGTGTGACATCCAGGTCAGCCCGGAGCACGCGGAGAAAATCGCGTCGCTGGCGCTGGAGGGGAACGTCCCCATCATCCTCGACGTGTCGGGCTACCTCGACGACGACGAAGCGAAGGAGCTCCTGCTGTCGGTCGCCCGCCACCTGTTCGCGAAAGAGAAGAAGCTGAAAAAGCCCTTCCTGATGCTCGTCGAGGAGGTCCACGAGTACATTCCGGAGGGCGGCGGCCTCGACGAGACGGGGAAGATGCTGATCAAGATCGGCAAACGGGGCCGGAAACACGGCCTCGGCATCGTCGGCATCAGCCAGCGTCCCGCCGACGTGAAGAAGGACTTCATCACGCAGTGTGACTGGCTGGTGTGGCACCGTCTGACGTGGAACAACGACACGAACGTCGTGAGTCGGATCATCGACGCCGAACACGCGAGCGCCGTCGAGGACCTCGGCGACGGCGAGGCGTTCCTGATGACCGACTGGAGCGAGTCGGTGCGCCGGGTGCAGTTCCACCGCAAGCGCACCTTCGACGCGGGGGCGACGCCCGGCCTCGACGACTTCGAGCGCCCGGAGCTCAAATCGATCAGCGACGACCTGGTCTCGGATCTCCGCGAGATCAGCGACGAACAGGAGCGCCGTGAGAGCGAACTCGCGGACCTCCGACAGGAGGTGGAGAAGAAAGAACAGCGCATCCGGGAACTGGAGGCGGAACTGGAGGAGGCCCGCGACCTCTCGCGGATGGCCGACCGGTTCGCGCAGGCGATGCTGCAGAAGGCGGAGGCGCCGTACCGCGGCGGCGAGGGTCGCAACCTCGCCCGCGCGGGGACGGTGGTGGACGATCAGGCCGAACTACACGAGTACGAACCCGACGACGAGACGAGCGAGGCGGATCCGGCCGAGGCGACGACGGACGACGCCGACGACCACCCGGCCATCGAGCCGAACGAGTGGCCGACGCCCGGGGCGGTGGGGGGAGGCGACGGCGCCGAGGAGAAGGACGGGGACGCCACCCCCGACGCCTCGAACGCGCAGACTGAAGTGACGTTCGGCGGCGAGGCCGCGGACGAGGAGCCGTCGACGTCGGTCGAGTCGGAGGAGAAGCCGGACGGAACGGCGTCCACGCCCGACGGCCCCGAACCCGGCACGCGCGAGGCGGTCGTCGCCCGGCTTCGGGCCGAAATCGACGGCCTGCCCGACCTCTCGCGGCGGATGCTCGCGCACTACCGCACGGAGGGACCGGCCGACCCGGTCGACGCCCACGTCGCCGCGGGCGGGACGCCGGAGGGGCCGATGGCGTACGGGCGAAATCGACCGCTCCGAACGGCCGGCTTCGTCGAACACGTCGAGGAGGACCAGTATCGGTACGCGCTGCCGGATCGGGTGGCCGAGGCGTTCGACGGCCACCTCGACGGCGACGCACTCGACGAGGCGGTCCGGGACGTGGAGCGGGCGTTCGTCGACGGGGAGACGCTTGCGGCCGAAGCGACGGACGTGCGCGCGGCCGACGAACGCGACGAGGTGGAAGTCGTCGACGACGACGTGGTCGGCGACGACGGCTTCGTCGACGAGGACGCGGTGCTGGTCGAGGAGAGCGGCGGCGCGCCGGCGTCGGCGGACGACGCGACGCGCCAGCAGATGTCGTCGGGGAGCGAGAGCGGGAGCGGGAGCGACGATCCGACCTCGCGGACCGACGCGGAAATCCTCTAG
- the dinB gene encoding DNA polymerase IV encodes MVDEGGTLPGADDGDDPRIVCHVDMDCFYASCERLRESELRGEPVVVGMGYESGEPHGAVATASYEARAYGVESAQPVSQALELLPRKAVAREDPTLDPADAGHYRPVDLEYYREVAGEIKAILHECADRVREVSVDEAYLDVTERTAWEVVDGRPLAEGYARHVKERIAREVGVPASVGVAPTMSAAKVASDHDKPDGLVVVEPGGVRDFFDPLPVEAVHGVGPVTARKLGEMGVETAGDLAAADPTAIRERFGERGRTLYDRARGNDDRAVTPTGRPKSLSRESAFTEATADAGRQRETVAGLAADVAERAEGKGALYRTIGIKAVTPPYDVYTRERSLPGPVADADLVREVAGDLLAEFAGDEIRKLGVRVSNLQFGAAEQARLDGWDDDEAVEPTPDRSTTDGQSSLTDFDGLE; translated from the coding sequence ATGGTCGACGAGGGCGGGACGCTCCCCGGCGCGGACGACGGCGACGACCCCCGCATCGTCTGTCACGTCGATATGGACTGTTTCTACGCCAGTTGCGAGCGGCTTCGGGAGTCCGAACTGCGGGGCGAGCCGGTCGTCGTCGGCATGGGCTACGAATCCGGCGAGCCCCACGGCGCCGTCGCCACCGCGAGCTACGAGGCACGCGCCTACGGAGTGGAGAGCGCCCAGCCCGTCTCGCAGGCGCTGGAGTTGCTGCCCCGAAAGGCGGTCGCCCGCGAGGACCCCACCCTCGACCCCGCGGATGCGGGGCACTACCGGCCGGTCGACCTGGAGTACTACCGCGAGGTGGCGGGGGAGATCAAGGCGATCCTCCACGAGTGTGCGGACCGCGTGCGCGAGGTGAGCGTCGACGAGGCGTACCTCGACGTGACCGAGCGGACGGCGTGGGAGGTGGTGGACGGCCGACCGCTCGCTGAAGGGTACGCCCGCCACGTCAAGGAGCGCATCGCCCGCGAGGTGGGCGTGCCGGCGAGCGTCGGCGTCGCACCCACGATGAGCGCCGCGAAGGTGGCGAGCGACCACGACAAGCCGGACGGCCTCGTGGTCGTGGAGCCGGGCGGGGTGCGCGACTTCTTCGACCCCCTGCCGGTCGAGGCGGTCCACGGCGTCGGCCCGGTGACGGCGCGGAAACTCGGCGAGATGGGCGTCGAGACGGCGGGTGACCTCGCGGCCGCGGACCCCACGGCGATCCGCGAACGGTTCGGCGAGCGCGGGCGGACGCTCTACGACCGGGCGCGCGGAAACGACGACCGGGCGGTGACGCCGACGGGCCGCCCCAAGAGCCTCTCCCGGGAGTCGGCGTTCACGGAAGCGACGGCCGACGCGGGGAGACAGCGCGAGACGGTCGCGGGACTGGCGGCTGACGTGGCCGAACGGGCCGAGGGGAAGGGCGCGCTGTATCGCACCATCGGCATCAAGGCGGTGACCCCGCCGTACGACGTGTACACGCGCGAGCGCTCGCTCCCCGGCCCCGTGGCCGACGCCGATCTGGTCCGGGAGGTGGCCGGCGACCTCCTCGCGGAGTTCGCGGGCGACGAGATCAGAAAACTCGGCGTCCGGGTGTCGAACCTGCAGTTCGGGGCGGCCGAACAGGCGCGACTGGACGGGTGGGACGACGACGAGGCGGTGGAGCCGACGCCCGACCGGTCGACGACGGACGGCCAGTCGTCGCTGACGGACTTCGACGGGCTGGAGTAG
- the lrpA1 gene encoding HTH-type transcriptional regulator LrpA1 — translation MSTLDTERRILSVLEEDAQASYGEIADRAGVSKPTVRKYIQQMEEEGVIVGYTAEVDPKKLSGQSIAIVGIEVESERYVEVTRALKGMDAVETLYTSSGDHMLMAEVRAPDGDALGNVINDDILDIDGVTATHPSFLQERLK, via the coding sequence ATGAGTACGCTCGATACGGAACGTCGGATTCTCTCCGTCCTCGAGGAGGACGCACAGGCGTCCTACGGGGAGATCGCCGACCGGGCCGGCGTCTCGAAGCCGACGGTCCGAAAGTACATTCAGCAGATGGAGGAGGAGGGTGTCATCGTCGGCTACACCGCGGAGGTGGACCCGAAGAAACTCTCGGGGCAGTCCATCGCCATCGTCGGCATCGAAGTCGAGAGCGAGCGCTACGTCGAGGTCACCCGCGCGCTGAAGGGGATGGACGCCGTCGAAACCCTCTACACCTCCTCCGGCGACCACATGCTGATGGCGGAAGTCCGGGCACCCGACGGCGACGCCCTCGGCAACGTGATCAACGACGACATCCTCGACATCGACGGCGTGACCGCCACGCACCCCTCCTTCCTGCAGGAGCGCCTCAAATAA
- a CDS encoding thiamine pyrophosphate-dependent enzyme: MSAFSAIGEEREIDREEFTPTLEPQATWCPGCGDFGVLKALKQAMPEIGRNPDEVLLVTGIGCSGKLNSYFECYGYHSIHGRSLPIARAAKLANPELEVIAAGGDGDGYGIGGNHFMHTARENHDMTYIVFDNEIFGLTKGQTSPTSPKGHKSKTQPHGSAKDPIRPLSLALTSGASYVARTAAVNPNQAKEILVEAMQHDGFAHVDFLTQCPTWNKDARQYVPYIDINDSEDYEHDPTDKAAAQEMASEAERGLYEGEVLTGRFYVDSDRPSYSEEKQAIGEMPEEPLAERYFDDDYEWERTHDMLLDRHK; this comes from the coding sequence ATGAGTGCATTCTCAGCCATCGGTGAGGAACGGGAGATCGACCGCGAAGAGTTCACGCCCACCCTGGAACCGCAGGCGACGTGGTGTCCGGGCTGTGGCGACTTCGGCGTCCTGAAGGCGCTGAAACAGGCGATGCCGGAGATCGGCCGCAACCCCGACGAGGTGTTGCTGGTCACCGGCATCGGCTGTTCGGGCAAGCTGAACAGCTACTTCGAGTGTTACGGCTACCACTCGATCCACGGTCGGTCGCTCCCCATCGCCCGCGCGGCCAAACTCGCCAACCCCGAACTCGAGGTCATCGCGGCCGGCGGCGACGGCGACGGCTACGGCATCGGCGGGAACCACTTCATGCACACCGCCCGCGAGAACCACGACATGACCTACATCGTCTTCGACAACGAAATCTTCGGCCTGACGAAGGGGCAGACCTCGCCCACGTCGCCGAAGGGTCACAAGTCGAAGACCCAGCCCCACGGGAGCGCCAAGGACCCCATCCGGCCGCTCTCGCTCGCGCTCACGTCCGGCGCCTCCTACGTCGCCCGGACGGCGGCGGTCAACCCCAACCAGGCGAAGGAGATCCTCGTCGAGGCGATGCAACACGACGGCTTCGCTCACGTCGACTTCCTGACCCAGTGTCCGACCTGGAACAAGGACGCCCGCCAGTACGTCCCCTACATCGACATCAACGACTCGGAGGACTACGAGCACGATCCGACGGACAAGGCGGCGGCCCAGGAGATGGCCAGCGAGGCCGAGCGGGGCCTCTACGAGGGCGAGGTCCTGACCGGTCGGTTCTACGTCGACAGCGACCGGCCCTCCTACTCCGAGGAGAAACAGGCCATCGGCGAGATGCCCGAGGAACCGCTCGCGGAGCGGTACTTCGACGACGACTACGAGTGGGAGCGGACCCACGACATGCTGCTCGACCGGCACAAGTAG